A stretch of the Oceanicola sp. D3 genome encodes the following:
- a CDS encoding ABC transporter ATP-binding protein, with the protein MIQQFFEYYRPHMRLFWLDFGCAVVSGLLELAFPLAIAGFIDTLLPQGDWPLTVLAAAGLVAVYLINTALMAIVTYWGHMLGINIETEMRARAFDRLTRLSWSWFDRAETGKLVARVTRDLEEIGEVAHHGPEDLFIAIMTFIGAFALMLWLHPQLALITLVIVPVMAWLLAHYGGRMTRAWQEIYARVGAFNVRLEESIGGIRVVQAFTNEPHERALFGEDNSRYRTTKLEAYRIMAGVSALHYMGLRVVQVVVMVVGAGYVFQGSLSTGSYVAFLLLVGVFFRPLEKIAAVLELYPRGIAGFRRYLELVDTAPEITDAEGAREDPVLRGAISFDHVSFAYDGVRGVLHDISLEIAPGEQVALVGHSGAGKTTLAALVPRFYEPSAGEIRIDGMPIRDMTLASLRSQVGLVSQDVFLFGGTLRDNIAYGALEADEAAIAAAVENAQLAELVRELPDGLDTVVGERGVMLSGGQRQRVAIARVFLKNPPILLLDEATSALDRGTEREVQAALSRLSEGRTTLTIAHRLNTVRDADRIIVLDQGRIVEMGSHDALVARQAAYHALIS; encoded by the coding sequence ATGATCCAACAGTTCTTTGAATATTATCGCCCGCACATGCGGCTGTTCTGGCTCGACTTTGGCTGCGCCGTGGTCTCTGGCCTGCTGGAACTTGCCTTTCCGCTCGCGATTGCGGGCTTTATCGACACGTTGCTGCCGCAGGGCGACTGGCCGCTGACCGTTCTGGCCGCTGCCGGGCTGGTTGCGGTTTACCTCATAAACACCGCGCTCATGGCGATTGTGACCTATTGGGGCCACATGCTGGGCATCAATATCGAGACAGAGATGCGTGCCCGCGCGTTTGACAGGCTCACCCGGCTCAGCTGGTCGTGGTTTGACAGGGCGGAGACCGGCAAGCTGGTGGCCCGCGTTACCCGAGACCTCGAAGAGATCGGCGAGGTGGCGCACCACGGGCCGGAAGATCTGTTTATCGCGATCATGACCTTTATCGGGGCCTTCGCCCTCATGCTCTGGCTGCACCCGCAGCTTGCCCTGATCACGCTGGTGATCGTGCCGGTCATGGCCTGGCTGCTGGCCCATTATGGCGGGCGGATGACGCGGGCCTGGCAAGAGATTTACGCCCGCGTTGGCGCCTTCAACGTGCGGCTGGAGGAAAGCATCGGCGGTATTCGCGTGGTGCAGGCCTTCACCAACGAGCCGCATGAGCGCGCGCTCTTTGGCGAGGATAACAGCCGCTATCGCACCACCAAGCTGGAGGCCTATCGGATCATGGCAGGCGTTTCGGCGCTGCATTACATGGGCCTGCGGGTGGTGCAGGTGGTGGTGATGGTCGTCGGCGCGGGTTACGTGTTTCAGGGCAGCCTCAGCACCGGCTCCTACGTGGCCTTCCTGCTGCTGGTTGGTGTGTTCTTCCGTCCGCTGGAAAAGATTGCCGCCGTGCTGGAGCTTTACCCGCGCGGCATTGCCGGGTTTCGTCGCTATCTTGAGCTGGTGGACACCGCCCCCGAGATCACCGACGCCGAGGGCGCGCGGGAGGACCCCGTGCTGCGCGGCGCGATCAGTTTTGACCATGTGAGCTTTGCCTATGACGGTGTGCGCGGCGTGTTGCATGACATCAGCCTTGAAATTGCCCCGGGTGAGCAAGTGGCGCTGGTGGGCCATTCCGGCGCGGGCAAGACGACACTGGCCGCGCTGGTGCCTCGTTTCTACGAGCCGAGCGCGGGGGAGATCCGCATTGATGGCATGCCGATCCGCGATATGACGCTGGCCTCGCTGCGCAGCCAGGTTGGGCTGGTGAGCCAGGATGTGTTTCTGTTTGGCGGGACGCTGCGCGACAACATCGCCTATGGGGCGCTTGAGGCCGATGAGGCCGCGATTGCGGCAGCGGTGGAAAACGCCCAGCTTGCGGAGCTGGTGCGGGAGTTGCCGGACGGGCTTGATACGGTGGTGGGCGAGCGCGGTGTTATGCTTTCTGGTGGTCAGCGCCAGAGGGTGGCCATTGCCCGCGTTTTCCTCAAGAACCCGCCGATCCTGCTGCTGGACGAAGCCACATCGGCGCTCGACAGGGGCACTGAGCGCGAGGTGCAGGCGGCCCTCTCCCGGCTCTCTGAAGGGCGCACCACGCTCACCATCGCCCACCGGCTCAATACCGTTCGTGATGCCGACAGGATCATTGTGCTCGACCAGGGCCGGATCGTGGAAATGGGCTCGCATGATGCGTTGGTGGCGCGGCAGGCGGCCTATCATGCGCTGATCAGCTGA
- a CDS encoding MarR family winged helix-turn-helix transcriptional regulator: MEDQPGTASEPFADDADPAMGANRVWFNLLRIHRSTGGRIAKALREIGVGDPVWYEILLELERAGPDGLPMAALERKLFCPQYALSRHAARLEEEGWIISAAAPGPGRGKVLRLTSAGKGRHGQIWEVYRAAIAEEVGRRLSVDETYALARLLIRLYD; this comes from the coding sequence ATGGAAGACCAGCCCGGCACAGCGAGTGAACCCTTTGCCGATGACGCCGATCCGGCGATGGGGGCAAACCGGGTGTGGTTCAACCTGCTGCGCATCCACCGCAGCACTGGGGGGCGCATTGCCAAGGCGCTGCGAGAGATCGGCGTGGGCGACCCTGTTTGGTACGAGATCCTGCTGGAGTTGGAGCGGGCGGGGCCGGATGGCCTGCCCATGGCCGCGCTGGAGCGCAAGCTGTTCTGCCCGCAATATGCCCTCTCGCGCCACGCCGCGCGGCTGGAGGAGGAGGGCTGGATCATCAGCGCTGCCGCCCCCGGGCCGGGCCGCGGAAAGGTGCTGCGGCTCACCAGCGCGGGCAAGGGCAGGCATGGGCAGATCTGGGAGGTCTATCGCGCGGCTATCGCAGAAGAGGTTGGCAGGCGCCTTTCGGTTGATGAAACCTATGCGCTGGCCCGGCTTCTCATCCGTCTTTACGACTGA
- a CDS encoding TonB-dependent siderophore receptor gives MPLIFRRSRYAASCSAIALMALSGTASHAQDASTVFTLDPILVQQRDELGDEADRATSAYVSDRELERARTGDLKDVFSGIASVSVGGALPLTQKIFVNGVDMLNLGVTVDGTAQNNRAFHHVSANAIDPGLLKQVRADATVSPADAGPYALAGSVVFETVDASDILEQGDNFGGNLRLSFSDNGQTLQSALTLAGQRGGFEWLLYGKTADGEDYDDGDGNRIFGTRAALESYLGKVAYEGNGQRFEFSAQRLMDSSLRQERANFGGIGGVDDALTFYNTTRESYSFVYETPDANGMWDPRVHIGYSESEIVKPEPWDSNGRSGTFSTTLQNTFHLSEGNTMTAGIDYQERFGNYLSPTYAEDQTEESRNVGIFAQARLQPSDRLKVSFGARYDRQSFTGVNGFEGDFSGWSGNASLAFAATEALTLRGGVSSVFGGLVIEDNYEFWRMLGATAYDGLKAARAENATLGFDWTRGDLTLSGEVFVSEIKNARSSTNTFDFKSKGFNLGATYGWNTGFVRMTLSHSDVEINGAPGESFTAQDYGAPLGTLVAFEVEQETRMEGLKVGGGLDVALDYDFDDPALIDLDGYTVVNAWAEYVPPSTPNLTIRAEVNNLFDEQYADRATYGGEYGTITPLREPGRTISLVAVAKF, from the coding sequence ATGCCACTCATCTTCCGCCGCAGCCGCTATGCTGCCTCCTGCTCCGCAATTGCACTGATGGCGCTCTCTGGCACCGCTTCGCACGCGCAGGACGCTTCCACAGTTTTCACCCTCGACCCGATCCTCGTGCAGCAGCGCGACGAGCTGGGCGATGAGGCCGACCGCGCCACCTCGGCCTACGTGTCCGACCGTGAGTTGGAACGCGCCCGCACCGGCGATTTGAAAGACGTGTTCTCGGGTATTGCCTCGGTCTCCGTCGGCGGGGCGCTGCCGCTGACTCAAAAGATCTTCGTCAACGGTGTCGACATGCTCAACCTCGGCGTCACCGTCGATGGCACGGCGCAGAACAACCGCGCCTTTCACCACGTTTCGGCCAACGCCATCGACCCCGGGCTGCTAAAGCAGGTGCGGGCCGATGCCACCGTTTCGCCAGCCGATGCCGGGCCCTATGCGCTAGCCGGCTCCGTGGTGTTTGAAACCGTGGATGCCTCCGACATTCTGGAGCAGGGCGACAACTTCGGCGGCAATCTCCGCCTGTCGTTTTCCGACAATGGCCAAACCCTGCAATCCGCACTCACCCTCGCTGGCCAGCGGGGCGGCTTCGAGTGGCTGCTCTATGGCAAAACCGCCGATGGCGAAGACTATGACGACGGCGATGGCAACCGCATCTTCGGCACCCGCGCCGCGCTGGAGAGCTACCTCGGCAAGGTCGCCTACGAGGGCAACGGCCAGCGGTTCGAGTTCTCGGCCCAGCGCCTGATGGACAGTTCGCTCCGGCAAGAGCGCGCGAACTTCGGCGGCATCGGCGGGGTGGATGACGCGCTGACGTTCTACAACACCACGCGCGAGAGCTACTCTTTCGTTTACGAAACCCCGGATGCCAACGGCATGTGGGATCCGCGCGTGCATATCGGTTACTCCGAGAGCGAGATCGTGAAGCCCGAACCGTGGGACAGCAACGGCCGCTCCGGCACCTTCTCGACCACACTGCAAAACACCTTCCACCTCAGTGAAGGCAACACGATGACCGCCGGGATCGACTATCAGGAGCGCTTCGGCAACTACCTGAGCCCGACCTATGCCGAGGATCAGACCGAGGAGTCGCGAAATGTCGGCATCTTCGCCCAAGCGCGGCTGCAGCCGAGCGATCGGCTGAAGGTCTCGTTCGGCGCACGCTATGACAGGCAAAGCTTCACCGGGGTGAACGGGTTTGAGGGCGACTTCTCCGGCTGGTCCGGCAACGCTTCGCTCGCCTTCGCCGCCACCGAAGCGCTTACCCTGCGCGGCGGGGTGTCTTCCGTCTTCGGCGGCCTCGTGATCGAAGACAACTACGAGTTCTGGCGCATGCTTGGGGCCACGGCCTACGATGGGCTAAAGGCCGCGCGGGCCGAGAATGCCACCCTCGGCTTCGACTGGACACGCGGCGACCTCACGCTGTCGGGCGAGGTCTTTGTCTCCGAAATCAAGAACGCGCGGAGCAGCACCAACACCTTCGATTTCAAGAGCAAGGGCTTCAACCTCGGTGCCACCTACGGCTGGAACACCGGCTTTGTCCGCATGACGCTGTCGCACAGCGACGTAGAAATCAACGGCGCGCCGGGTGAGAGCTTTACCGCGCAGGACTACGGCGCACCGCTTGGCACGCTGGTGGCCTTCGAGGTCGAGCAAGAAACCCGCATGGAAGGCCTCAAGGTCGGCGGCGGGCTGGATGTGGCGCTCGACTATGATTTCGATGATCCGGCGCTGATCGACCTCGATGGCTACACGGTGGTGAACGCCTGGGCCGAATACGTGCCGCCGAGCACGCCCAACCTGACCATCCGCGCCGAGGTGAACAACCTGTTCGACGAGCAATATGCCGACCGCGCGACCTACGGCGGCGAATACGGCACGATCACCCCGCTGCGCGAGCCAGGCCGCACCATTTCGCTGGTGGCCGTGGCCAAGTTCTAG
- a CDS encoding LacI family DNA-binding transcriptional regulator, with amino-acid sequence MVTIKDIASKLDISPSTVGRALADDGRISEATKRRVRLEAERLGYVSNRAAQMMRGASSNLVGLIVPDISNSFFSATARSLSQCLMAADYQLALCETDDDPKLEKRHIYELTSANVAAIIIVPTANPRAESVNYLRKTPHIQILRDHPEFGPQFFGIDDRLATYRAAMHLYELGHRRVAYVGGPSDLLTGAGRLAGYRDAARETGNEQLELLGSPASFEFGREAMRELLEMPDRPTGLVLGAILHTEGVLDQLIGSRLKVPQDMSIIGFGDEPGFRWWGPGLTTMRMPIAELATACGLWLVHQLRQPGGFKDGYRSISQPELALRGSTAAPRGVQP; translated from the coding sequence ATGGTTACGATCAAGGACATCGCTTCGAAGCTCGATATATCACCGTCCACGGTGGGGCGGGCGCTTGCCGATGATGGCCGTATCAGTGAGGCCACAAAGAGGCGGGTACGCCTTGAGGCAGAGCGGCTCGGCTACGTGTCCAATCGCGCGGCACAGATGATGAGAGGTGCTTCGAGCAATCTTGTGGGCCTGATTGTGCCTGACATCTCGAACAGCTTTTTCTCGGCCACAGCGCGGTCTTTGTCGCAGTGCCTGATGGCGGCAGACTACCAGCTTGCGCTGTGTGAAACTGACGATGACCCCAAGCTCGAAAAACGCCATATCTACGAGCTTACCAGTGCGAACGTTGCCGCAATCATCATCGTGCCCACGGCGAACCCTAGGGCGGAATCGGTCAACTACCTCCGGAAGACGCCACATATACAGATCCTGCGGGACCATCCCGAATTCGGGCCTCAGTTTTTCGGGATCGACGACCGGCTGGCGACCTATCGGGCGGCGATGCACCTCTATGAGCTGGGCCACCGGCGGGTTGCCTATGTTGGTGGCCCATCCGACCTGCTGACAGGTGCGGGCCGCCTTGCCGGCTACCGAGACGCGGCACGGGAGACCGGGAATGAACAGCTGGAGTTGCTGGGATCGCCCGCATCCTTCGAGTTCGGACGTGAGGCGATGCGCGAGCTGCTGGAGATGCCGGACCGCCCGACAGGGTTGGTGCTGGGCGCGATCCTCCACACCGAGGGGGTGCTCGATCAGTTGATCGGGTCGCGGTTGAAGGTGCCCCAGGACATGTCGATCATCGGGTTCGGCGATGAACCGGGCTTCCGGTGGTGGGGGCCGGGCCTCACAACGATGAGGATGCCGATTGCCGAGCTGGCAACCGCCTGCGGGCTTTGGCTGGTGCACCAATTGCGCCAACCGGGCGGGTTCAAGGATGGATACCGTTCTATCTCCCAGCCCGAGCTTGCGTTGCGTGGCAGCACGGCGGCTCCGCGGGGCGTTCAGCCTTAA